TGCGCGGCCAGGCTCGGGCCGAGCGCGCGTCGTGGGCGTCGGGGATCCGCGCGGGCCTGCCCTGGGGACCGCGCTACGGGCACGCGCCGCTGCCCGCGGAGGCCGACCGCGACGCCGCCTGGCGGGCCGTCGCCCCCGAGGTCGACCTCCTCATCGGCACGACGCGCGACGAGACCGCGATGTACCTGCCGGCGCTGCCGGTGATCGCGCCGCTCCTCCGCGTACCCGTGCTCGGCCGCGGCCTGCGCGCGATCCTCACGCGCGCGGTCGTCCGGCCCACCACCCGCCGCGTCTACGCGCGGCCCGTCCGGGCGTTCGCCGCCCGGCACCGCGCCGCGGGCGGCCGGGCCGTGCGCTACGTCCTCCGTGCGGCGCCGGCATCGAGCCCGATCGGCGCGGGCCACACGTCCGACGTCCCCCTGATCCTCGGCACCCGCGAGGCGTGGACCCGGATGCGGCTGGTCCCGCCGGAGGCGTGGCCCGAGGTCGCCGCGCGCGGCCTTGCCGTGCGGCAGGTCTGGGCCGACTTCGCGCGCACGGGCGAGGTCGCGGCGGACGCGGACGCGCGCGCGTGCGGGATGCGCTTCGACCGCGGCTGAGCGCGTGCCGCCGTGCCACCGTGCGGCCGCGCCCCGGCGCATCCCGCGGTTCAGTCGAGCTGCACCCGCCGCGGCCCCGCCCCGCGATCGCCCAGCGCGTCGTCCGGGTTGAGCAGCCCGCACGCCTTCATCGACAGGCAGCCGCAGCCGATGCAGCCCGTGAGCTCGCGCTCCAGTCGCTCGATGCCCCGGCGCCGCTCCTCCAGCAGGCGCTTCCAGCGGCGGGATGCGCGCTGCCAGTCGGCGTGGCTCGGCGGCCGGTCGAGGGGCACGTCGTCGAAGGTGGACTGCACGTCGGCGAGCGGGATCCCGAGGCGCTTGGCCACCGTGATCAACGACACCCGACGGAGCATGTGCCGGGCGTAGCGGCGCTGGTTGCCCGCGGTGCGCTCGGCGGCGATGAGGCCGAGGTCCTCGTAGAAGCGGAGGGCGGACGCGGCGACGCCCGTGCGGCGGGTCATCTCGCCGACCGTGAGCAGCTCGCCGGGCGCGTGCCGCGGCGGCGTCGCAGCGACCGTCGGCTCCTGCGCATCCGCCACGACGTCCCCTCCCGATTGACCTCAAGGGTACGTGAGGTTCTAACGTGGACACCATGCGCATGACCCGCCCCGCCGTCACGACGGCCCCCACCCGTGGAGACGCCCTGTGACCTACGTGATCGCCCTGCCGTGCGTCGACGTGAAGGACCGCGCCTGCATCGACGAGTGCCCCGTCGACTGCATCTACGAGGGCGAGCGCTCCCTCTACATCCACCCCGACGAGTGCGTCGACTGCGGCGCCTGCGAGCCGGTCTGCCCGGTCGAGGCGATCTACTACGAGGACGACCTTCCCGAGAAGTGGTCGGACTACTACACCGCGAACGTCGAGTTCTTCGCCGAGATGGGATCGCCCGGCGGCGCCGTCAAGGTCGGCACCGTGGCGTACGACCACCCGGTGGTGGCCGCCGTCCCGCGCCAGGGCGAGCAGGCGTGAGCGCCGACCCCGACCTCTTCAAGGCCGCGTTCCGCGGTCACCCGGCCGGCGTCGCGCTGATCACCGCGAGCACCGCGGACGGGCCGTCGGGCCTCACCGCGTCGAGCGTCGCGTCGCTCTCGGTGGATCCGCCCGCGCTCTCGTTCTCGGTGACGCGCGCCACCGGATCCGCCGGCGCGATCCTCTCCGCCGACAGCTACGTCGTGCACCTGCTCGCGGGGCAGCACGCCGCGCTCGCTCGCGCGTTCGCCGTCTCCGGGTCGCCGCGCTTCACCGAGGAGCAGGGCTTCCAGGAGCTGCCGACCGGGGAGCCGCTGCTCGCCGACGCGCGCGCCGCCCTGCGCTGCCGCACCATCCAGACCGTGCCGGTCGGTGGATCCGTGCTGGTCGTCGCCGAGGTCCTCGACGTGATCCTCGGCGAGCCCGCCCCGCCGCTCGTCTACCGCGACCGCCGCTTCCACCTGCTCGAGGACGACCACCCGGAGCTCTGACGCCGGGCGGCCGTCCGCCGCTCACGCGGCGCCGCGTCACGCGATCATGAACTCCGACGGCTTGAGCGCCCGCTCCACGATCCGCACGTCGCCGATCGACGCCGGCAGCACGTGGTCGAGCTTCCCGGCGTAGAGGTTCGCACCGAGGAGCCACGAGGTCGCGGGCGACGCCGCCGCGAGCCCGCGGTTCGTCGTCGACGGGTTCCGCACCACCGGGCAGCCGTCGACGTACATCGTCGTGTGCTGGCTGTCGTTGACGACCGCCACGTGCCACCACTCGGCGGCCGGCAGCTCGTGCGACCAGTTGGTGAGGGATCCCTGCTGCGTCGTCGGGTACACGCACCACTGGACCTCGCGGCTGCCGGACACGCTGAGGGTCGCGGCGGGCTCGTCGGGGTCGCCCGCGTCGCCCGGCGTCTTGCCCGCGTCCTTCGCGGAGGCGGCGCGGGAGAGGATCGCGCTGAAGCCGTCGGCGTCGCCGTCGAAGTCGGCGGGGATGAGGACGAACGCCTCGACCGTGTAGCCCTGGCGGAAGGTCGCGGAGTCGAGCGGGGCCCCGTCGACGGTCCGGAGGTAGTCGCCCGACTTCTTGCCGCCCGTGAGGGCGAGGCTGCCGAACCCGGGCTGGTCGTCGTGGTGCGCGGACGCGAAGCGGAGGGATCCGGGTGCCGCGCCCGCCCTGTTCGCCACCACGAGGTCGTTGCCGCGGCCGGAGGCGTCCCGGATGCGCGTGGTCGTGCCGAGCGCGGATCCGTCCGCCTGCCCGTCGAAGCGCCAGTACGCGA
This genomic interval from Clavibacter michiganensis contains the following:
- the soxR gene encoding redox-sensitive transcriptional activator SoxR — its product is MTRRTGVAASALRFYEDLGLIAAERTAGNQRRYARHMLRRVSLITVAKRLGIPLADVQSTFDDVPLDRPPSHADWQRASRRWKRLLEERRRGIERLERELTGCIGCGCLSMKACGLLNPDDALGDRGAGPRRVQLD
- a CDS encoding flavin reductase family protein, encoding MSADPDLFKAAFRGHPAGVALITASTADGPSGLTASSVASLSVDPPALSFSVTRATGSAGAILSADSYVVHLLAGQHAALARAFAVSGSPRFTEEQGFQELPTGEPLLADARAALRCRTIQTVPVGGSVLVVAEVLDVILGEPAPPLVYRDRRFHLLEDDHPEL
- the fdxA gene encoding ferredoxin, producing the protein MTYVIALPCVDVKDRACIDECPVDCIYEGERSLYIHPDECVDCGACEPVCPVEAIYYEDDLPEKWSDYYTANVEFFAEMGSPGGAVKVGTVAYDHPVVAAVPRQGEQA